Proteins encoded within one genomic window of Mycolicibacterium aubagnense:
- a CDS encoding carbohydrate ABC transporter permease: MARRRFRDTLTGYALLAPSLFGVVMFMLLPMLVVAWLSLQRWDLLGPIRFVGLDNWHGVLTDPTFGLSMAVTFGFIALVVPVQTLLGLGAAVLLSRGLPGTAFFRTLYVLPWICSPLAIAVLWRWILSPTDGAVSTVLGHRVEWLTDPTLALLLVSAITVWTNVGYVTLFFLAGILAIPSDVHNAARIDGATTWQRFRRITLPMLRPTLFFVLVTGIVSAAQVFDTVYALTGGGPDGRTDLIAHRIYAEAFGAATVGRAAVMALILFVLLLGVTLVQHRYFRRRVSYDLT; the protein is encoded by the coding sequence GTGGCACGCCGCAGGTTTCGGGACACCCTGACCGGATATGCGCTGCTCGCTCCCAGCCTGTTCGGCGTGGTCATGTTCATGCTGCTCCCCATGCTGGTGGTGGCCTGGCTGAGCCTGCAACGGTGGGACCTGCTGGGACCCATCCGGTTCGTCGGGCTCGACAACTGGCATGGTGTGCTGACCGACCCGACATTCGGCCTCTCGATGGCGGTGACGTTCGGTTTCATCGCGCTCGTGGTTCCCGTTCAAACCCTGCTGGGCCTCGGAGCTGCCGTGCTGTTGTCCCGCGGACTGCCGGGCACCGCGTTCTTCCGCACGCTGTATGTCCTGCCCTGGATCTGCTCACCCTTGGCGATCGCGGTGTTGTGGCGTTGGATTCTCAGCCCCACCGACGGCGCCGTCAGCACCGTTCTCGGACACCGCGTCGAATGGCTGACCGACCCGACGCTGGCCCTACTGCTGGTTTCGGCAATCACGGTGTGGACCAACGTCGGCTACGTGACGCTGTTCTTCCTCGCGGGGATCCTGGCCATCCCGAGCGATGTGCACAACGCGGCCCGAATCGACGGCGCGACAACCTGGCAACGGTTCCGCCGCATCACCCTGCCCATGCTGCGGCCGACGCTGTTCTTCGTCCTGGTGACGGGAATCGTCAGTGCGGCGCAGGTTTTCGACACCGTGTACGCACTGACCGGCGGCGGCCCCGACGGCCGCACCGACCTGATCGCACACCGCATCTACGCCGAGGCGTTCGGGGCGGCCACAGTGGGTCGCGCCGCTGTGATGGCGTTGATCCTGTTCGTCCTGCTGCTCGGCGTCACACTCGTGCAGCATCGCTACTTCCGCCGACGGGTCAGCTATGACCTCACGTAA
- a CDS encoding carbohydrate ABC transporter permease yields MTSRNARLLSSARPAAIYAVLALAAAITLVPFGLGLLTSFTSARQFNTESPLSLPNPPTLANYTALADAGFGRAALVTALMTAVILLGQLAFSVTAAYAFARLEFPGRDTLFWLYLATLMVPATVTVVPLYLMMAEAGLRNTFWALVLPFMFGSPYAIFLLREYFRSIPADLIHAARIDGAGTLDVIVHVVLPASRSILVTLGLITVVSQWNSFMWPLVITSGASWRVLTVATAGLQSQFDAQWTVVLAATTVAIVPLILLFSVLGRHIVRSIVVTGMK; encoded by the coding sequence ATGACCTCACGTAACGCTCGATTGTTGTCGTCGGCTCGGCCGGCGGCCATCTACGCAGTGCTTGCCCTCGCCGCCGCGATCACCCTGGTGCCGTTCGGTCTGGGCCTGCTGACGTCGTTCACCTCGGCCCGCCAGTTCAACACCGAATCGCCGCTGTCCTTGCCGAATCCACCGACACTCGCCAACTACACCGCGCTGGCCGACGCCGGTTTCGGCCGGGCCGCGCTGGTGACCGCTTTGATGACCGCGGTGATCCTGTTGGGCCAGCTGGCGTTTTCGGTGACCGCCGCGTACGCCTTCGCCCGGCTGGAATTTCCGGGGCGGGACACCCTGTTCTGGCTGTATCTGGCGACCCTGATGGTGCCGGCGACGGTCACAGTCGTGCCGCTGTACCTGATGATGGCCGAGGCGGGACTCCGTAACACGTTCTGGGCGTTGGTGTTGCCGTTCATGTTCGGCTCCCCGTACGCGATCTTCCTGTTGCGCGAGTACTTCCGGTCCATCCCGGCCGACCTGATCCACGCAGCGCGGATCGACGGTGCCGGCACCCTCGATGTCATCGTGCACGTCGTGCTGCCGGCCAGTCGTTCGATCCTCGTCACGCTGGGCCTGATCACCGTTGTCTCGCAATGGAACAGCTTCATGTGGCCGCTGGTGATCACCAGCGGCGCATCATGGCGCGTGCTGACCGTCGCCACGGCCGGACTGCAGTCCCAGTTCGACGCGCAGTGGACCGTGGTGCTGGCGGCAACGACCGTCGCGATCGTGCCGCTGATCCTGCTCTTCAGTGTGCTGGGCCGGCACATCGTCCGCTCGATCGTCGTCACCGGCATGAAATGA
- a CDS encoding threonine aldolase family protein, protein MASTVSAAFASDNAAGAHPRVIEAVVTANQGTVSSYGTDPSTDRATQALRAAFDAPDADVLFALTGTAANIIALASAVQPWQEILCSDIAHSLLDEAGGPVRLAGAQLTPLPSDDGLIAPHDLDRHIARRGEVHHSQPRIVTITQSTENGRVWSPGALADFIDYAHRHDLLVHVDGSRIANAIAALDVHPRDAIGDADIVTVGGTKNGLLFGDAVLVRRPEYFPGIRFVQKQIGHLPSKHRFVSAQFEAMLHDGLWLQTAAHANRMAATLSAGMTAAGLRLAAPTEANEVFVVLDAATTARVRERFAVHAPDPLRPIIRFVCSWATTDEDVATVLKVIAPD, encoded by the coding sequence ATGGCTTCGACCGTCTCGGCCGCATTCGCCTCCGACAACGCTGCTGGTGCTCACCCCCGCGTTATCGAGGCCGTCGTCACCGCGAACCAGGGCACCGTGAGTTCTTATGGCACCGATCCGAGCACTGATCGCGCCACACAAGCGCTCAGAGCGGCCTTCGATGCGCCCGACGCCGACGTGCTGTTCGCGCTGACCGGGACCGCGGCCAACATCATCGCGCTGGCCTCGGCTGTGCAGCCATGGCAGGAAATCCTGTGCAGCGACATAGCGCACTCGTTGCTCGATGAAGCCGGCGGTCCGGTTCGGCTCGCGGGCGCACAGCTCACTCCTCTGCCCAGCGATGACGGCCTGATCGCGCCCCACGACCTGGATCGGCATATTGCCCGCCGCGGCGAGGTCCATCATTCTCAGCCGCGCATCGTGACCATCACCCAATCCACCGAGAACGGCCGCGTCTGGTCACCCGGCGCGCTGGCGGACTTCATCGATTACGCCCACCGGCACGACTTGCTGGTACACGTCGACGGTTCCCGCATCGCCAACGCCATTGCCGCCCTTGATGTCCACCCCCGCGACGCCATCGGTGACGCCGACATCGTCACCGTCGGCGGCACCAAGAACGGCCTGCTGTTCGGTGACGCGGTGCTGGTCCGCCGCCCCGAGTACTTCCCCGGAATCCGCTTCGTACAGAAGCAGATCGGTCACCTGCCGAGCAAGCACCGCTTCGTCTCGGCCCAGTTCGAGGCGATGCTGCATGACGGCCTGTGGTTGCAGACCGCAGCACACGCCAACCGCATGGCCGCGACCCTCAGCGCCGGAATGACCGCAGCCGGCCTGCGACTGGCCGCACCGACCGAGGCGAACGAGGTGTTCGTCGTCCTCGACGCCGCAACCACGGCGCGGGTGCGGGAGCGCTTCGCCGTCCACGCTCCCGACCCGCTACGACCGATCATCCGGTTCGTCTGCTCTTGGGCCACCACCGACGAGGATGTCGCCACGGTGCTGAAAGTTATTGCGCCTGACTGA
- a CDS encoding ABC transporter substrate-binding protein gives MKFSTRFVAALAATMAILLVAAVLMGRTQDSGKTVVTVRVWDAEVAAAYRASFAEFTRRHPGIEVRVDVVAYASYFDSLRTDVAGGGADDIFWLSNAYLAGYADTGRLLDIEKLLGHGTSAAWDRSVNQQFTRNGALWGVPQLTDGGIAVYYNADLLASTGIDPAELDTLHWSPGPDDTLRPLLGRLTLDRHGNHAGTPGFDAGQVRQWGYNAANDLQGIYLNYIGSAGGTFSDGDRFAFDNPGAREAFEYLVTLINGDHVSPSAADTNGNRDFSRNQFLQGRMALFQSGTYNLAAIADQARFRWGVAMLPSGPAGRVSVTNGIAAAASSATRHPDAVHAVLEWMGSTDGNAFLGAKGAAVPAVLGAQPVYFDYWKQRGIAVQPFFEVLDGPRIPAPGGAGFPAGFLAVKPFFDEMFLGRAPVASTLANAQKAANAAADR, from the coding sequence ATGAAGTTCTCGACCCGCTTCGTGGCAGCCCTGGCCGCCACCATGGCAATTCTGCTCGTGGCCGCCGTACTCATGGGCCGGACACAGGACTCCGGGAAAACCGTTGTCACGGTGCGGGTGTGGGACGCCGAGGTCGCTGCCGCATACCGCGCGTCGTTCGCGGAGTTCACCCGCCGGCACCCCGGCATCGAGGTCCGGGTGGACGTCGTCGCCTACGCGTCGTACTTCGATTCGCTGCGCACCGATGTCGCGGGCGGCGGCGCCGACGACATCTTCTGGCTGTCCAATGCCTACCTGGCCGGCTACGCCGACACCGGCCGGCTCCTGGATATCGAAAAACTGTTGGGCCACGGCACCTCCGCCGCGTGGGACCGGTCGGTGAACCAGCAATTCACCCGCAACGGAGCCTTGTGGGGGGTGCCGCAACTGACCGACGGCGGCATCGCCGTGTACTACAACGCCGATCTGCTGGCGTCCACGGGAATCGACCCGGCCGAGCTGGACACGCTGCACTGGTCGCCCGGCCCCGACGACACTCTGCGTCCGCTACTGGGGCGGCTCACGCTGGACCGGCACGGAAACCACGCCGGGACACCGGGGTTCGACGCCGGGCAGGTGCGGCAGTGGGGCTACAACGCCGCCAACGATCTACAGGGGATCTATCTCAACTACATCGGTTCGGCCGGCGGCACGTTCAGCGACGGCGACCGGTTCGCGTTCGACAACCCCGGCGCACGGGAGGCATTCGAGTATCTGGTCACGCTGATCAATGGCGACCACGTGTCCCCGTCAGCGGCCGACACCAACGGTAACCGCGACTTCTCCCGCAACCAGTTCTTGCAGGGGCGAATGGCGCTGTTTCAGTCCGGTACCTACAACCTGGCTGCCATCGCCGATCAGGCGCGCTTCCGCTGGGGCGTGGCGATGCTGCCCAGCGGCCCGGCCGGCCGCGTCAGCGTTACCAACGGGATTGCCGCCGCGGCCAGTTCGGCCACCCGCCATCCCGACGCGGTGCATGCGGTGCTGGAGTGGATGGGCAGCACCGACGGAAACGCGTTCCTGGGCGCCAAAGGAGCGGCGGTGCCCGCGGTGCTCGGGGCCCAACCGGTCTACTTCGACTACTGGAAACAGCGCGGCATTGCCGTGCAGCCGTTTTTCGAAGTGTTGGACGGCCCTCGCATCCCGGCACCCGGCGGGGCCGGCTTCCCGGCCGGATTCCTCGCCGTCAAGCCGTTTTTCGACGAGATGTTCCTGGGCCGCGCGCCGGTCGCATCGACGTTGGCCAACGCGCAGAAGGCGGCCAACGCCGCCGCCGATCGCTAA
- a CDS encoding TldD/PmbA family protein, whose protein sequence is MTALRRVDADFLVLPRHVLAEAAVSAALAAGASYADLRVHRITTEHIQLRDGELETSVVTREIGLAVRVIVDGAWGFASHAELTPEVAAETARRAVRVAATLAPLNAERIELAPEPVYTDVSWVSPYRVDPFEVTAADKIALLGEYSGRLLAADGVDHVSAGLQVVKEQVFYADAFGSSITQQRVRVQPTLEAVAVDTAAGSFESMRTLAPPTARGWEAVAGDEVWDWTTELAELPLLLAEKVKAPSVTAGPTDLVIDPTNLWLTIHESIGHATEYDRAIGYEAAYAGTSFATPDKLGTMQYGSPIMNVTADRTVEHGLATIGFDDEGVRAQSWDLVRDGVFVGYQLDRVFAPKLGVARSNGCSYADSPHHVPIQRMANVSLQPGTEDLSTDDLISRVEDGIYIVGDKSWSIDMQRYNFQFTGQRFFKIRDGKLDGQVRDVAYQATTTDFWGAMEAVGGQSTWRLGGAFNCGKAQPGQVAAVSHGCPSALFRGINVLNTRTESGR, encoded by the coding sequence GTGACTGCGCTGCGACGGGTTGATGCCGACTTCCTGGTCTTGCCGCGCCATGTGCTGGCCGAGGCCGCGGTGTCGGCCGCGCTGGCCGCTGGCGCGAGCTACGCCGACCTCCGGGTTCACCGGATCACCACCGAACACATCCAGCTGCGTGACGGCGAGTTGGAGACGTCGGTGGTGACCCGCGAGATCGGGCTCGCGGTGCGGGTCATCGTGGACGGCGCCTGGGGTTTTGCGTCGCACGCGGAGCTGACCCCCGAGGTCGCGGCCGAAACGGCGCGCCGCGCGGTGCGGGTCGCGGCGACTTTGGCGCCGCTGAACGCCGAACGCATCGAGTTGGCTCCGGAACCCGTCTACACCGACGTGTCGTGGGTATCGCCGTACCGCGTCGACCCGTTCGAGGTGACCGCGGCCGACAAGATCGCGCTGTTGGGCGAGTATTCGGGGCGGCTGCTCGCGGCCGACGGAGTGGACCACGTGTCGGCGGGCCTGCAGGTCGTCAAGGAGCAGGTGTTCTACGCCGATGCCTTCGGCTCGTCGATCACCCAGCAGCGAGTGCGGGTGCAGCCGACACTCGAGGCCGTCGCCGTCGACACGGCCGCCGGTTCGTTCGAGAGCATGCGGACGCTGGCGCCGCCGACCGCCCGCGGGTGGGAAGCAGTCGCAGGTGACGAGGTGTGGGATTGGACCACCGAATTGGCCGAGCTGCCATTGTTGTTGGCCGAAAAGGTGAAGGCACCCAGCGTGACGGCCGGTCCCACCGACCTGGTGATCGACCCGACCAATCTGTGGCTGACCATCCACGAATCCATCGGCCACGCCACCGAATACGACCGGGCCATCGGTTACGAAGCGGCCTACGCCGGGACGTCGTTCGCCACGCCGGACAAGCTCGGCACCATGCAGTACGGGTCGCCGATCATGAACGTGACCGCGGACCGCACCGTCGAGCATGGTTTGGCCACCATCGGGTTCGATGACGAGGGCGTGCGGGCGCAGAGCTGGGATCTGGTGCGCGACGGCGTCTTCGTCGGCTATCAGCTGGATCGGGTGTTCGCCCCGAAACTGGGCGTGGCCCGGTCCAACGGCTGCTCGTACGCGGATTCGCCGCACCACGTACCGATCCAGCGAATGGCCAACGTCTCGCTGCAACCGGGTACTGAGGACCTCAGCACCGACGACCTGATCAGCCGGGTCGAGGACGGCATCTACATCGTCGGCGACAAATCGTGGTCAATAGACATGCAGCGGTACAACTTCCAGTTCACCGGTCAGCGGTTCTTCAAGATTCGAGACGGAAAGCTGGACGGCCAGGTGCGCGACGTCGCCTATCAGGCGACCACCACCGACTTCTGGGGTGCGATGGAAGCCGTTGGCGGACAGTCGACCTGGCGCCTAGGTGGCGCGTTCAACTGCGGCAAGGCGCAGCCGGGCCAGGTGGCCGCCGTCAGCCACGGCTGCCCGTCCGCGCTGTTCCGCGGAATCAATGTGCTCAACACGCGAACAGAATCGGGGCGTTGA
- a CDS encoding HNH endonuclease signature motif containing protein translates to MGLTDPASVEQAYAAYEAAAAAIASLDYTGLDVRTLLELQSRRETLKCAAEAVDHQILAAAQTQATAKDIGAKDWPEVLHIRHRIGRDEARRRVRDCDHLGPRSAITGEPLGPVWALVAAALAEGAINIEHVAVITNFFAKVPLWVDPATLAQCERDLVSWARYKSPEDLRAAAKALLYRLDQDGPEPDDDERDRKRGITVSKQRSDGTSEVAGTLTPQARAYWDAIYEKYAAPSMCNPADPTPCTSGTPTAEQIAGDTRTVAQRQHDAQMWVARMALTSGMLGEHNGLPVSVVATTTLQELQQGAGVAVTHTGSKLSIRDVIRMASRSYCYLAVFDQHTNIPLYLGRTRRTATPGQRIMLFARDRGCTKPGCTAPASRCQAHHAVCNWRDDGQTDITDMTLACGCDNVLADTGGWTTTMKNGRAHWTPPPLLDVGQPRTNQYHHPTLYPAEGEDADGESDSPAS, encoded by the coding sequence ATGGGATTGACTGATCCGGCCTCCGTCGAGCAGGCGTACGCCGCTTACGAAGCCGCCGCGGCCGCGATCGCATCCCTGGACTACACCGGCCTGGACGTGCGGACATTGCTGGAGTTGCAGTCCCGTCGCGAAACCCTCAAATGCGCCGCCGAGGCGGTCGACCACCAGATTTTGGCCGCCGCTCAGACCCAGGCCACCGCCAAAGACATCGGCGCCAAAGACTGGCCCGAGGTCCTGCACATCCGGCACCGAATCGGCCGTGACGAAGCCCGCCGCCGGGTCCGTGACTGCGACCACCTCGGTCCCCGGTCGGCGATCACCGGGGAGCCGTTAGGTCCGGTGTGGGCGCTGGTGGCTGCGGCGCTGGCGGAGGGTGCGATCAATATCGAGCATGTCGCGGTGATCACGAACTTTTTCGCGAAGGTGCCGTTGTGGGTGGACCCGGCCACCCTCGCCCAGTGTGAACGCGACCTGGTGTCCTGGGCGCGGTACAAGAGCCCCGAGGACTTGCGGGCCGCCGCAAAAGCGTTGTTGTACCGGCTCGATCAGGACGGGCCCGAGCCCGACGATGACGAACGTGACCGCAAACGCGGCATCACCGTGAGCAAGCAGCGGTCTGATGGGACCTCGGAGGTCGCCGGCACCCTCACCCCGCAAGCCCGCGCCTATTGGGATGCGATCTACGAGAAATACGCCGCGCCGAGCATGTGCAACCCCGCCGACCCGACGCCCTGCACATCCGGAACCCCGACCGCCGAACAGATCGCCGGTGACACCCGCACCGTCGCGCAGCGCCAGCATGACGCGCAGATGTGGGTCGCCCGCATGGCCCTGACCTCCGGGATGCTTGGTGAGCACAATGGGCTGCCGGTCTCGGTGGTGGCCACCACCACTCTGCAGGAACTGCAACAGGGTGCCGGCGTCGCCGTCACCCACACCGGGTCGAAACTCTCGATCCGAGACGTGATTCGGATGGCCTCCCGCTCGTACTGCTACCTCGCGGTGTTCGACCAACACACCAACATCCCGCTCTACCTGGGGCGGACCCGGCGCACCGCCACGCCCGGGCAACGCATCATGCTGTTCGCCCGCGACCGCGGCTGCACCAAACCCGGCTGCACCGCCCCGGCCTCGCGCTGCCAAGCCCACCACGCGGTATGCAACTGGCGCGACGACGGCCAGACCGACATCACCGACATGACCCTGGCCTGCGGCTGCGACAACGTCCTGGCCGACACCGGCGGCTGGACCACCACCATGAAAAACGGCCGAGCCCACTGGACCCCACCACCACTACTGGACGTCGGCCAACCAAGGACGAACCAATACCACCACCCGACGCTGTATCCGGCAGAGGGCGAGGACGCCGATGGTGAAAGCGACAGTCCGGCAAGCTAA
- a CDS encoding acyl-CoA thioesterase, whose amino-acid sequence MTDTHSFDKALELQPIDATRMRGRTQPDWANMVGPFGGITAATLLHAVELRPDRIGEPLALTVNYAAPIVDGEFDISLKAARTNRTNQHWIAELSQEGDIKTTATMVFGIRRDTWSDDESQMPSAPGPEGLAISGPPLPWVGQYDMRFVENPFPAEDAQPSQSSRTTLWVRDANQRGLDFAALAAMSDIFYPRVFLRRGGFFPAGTISLTTYFHANGRELETIGGDYVLGSAHANRFSDGYFDQSAHVWTRDGALLASTHQIVYFKG is encoded by the coding sequence GTGACCGACACTCATTCGTTCGACAAGGCCCTGGAATTGCAGCCCATCGACGCCACCCGTATGCGTGGCCGGACGCAGCCGGACTGGGCGAACATGGTCGGCCCGTTCGGCGGGATCACCGCGGCGACGTTGTTGCACGCGGTAGAGCTGCGGCCGGATCGTATCGGTGAACCACTCGCACTGACCGTCAACTACGCGGCGCCCATCGTCGACGGCGAGTTCGATATCTCACTGAAAGCCGCGCGGACCAACCGCACCAATCAGCATTGGATTGCCGAACTCAGCCAAGAAGGCGACATCAAGACGACGGCCACCATGGTGTTCGGCATCCGGCGCGACACGTGGTCGGACGACGAGTCGCAGATGCCGAGTGCGCCGGGACCCGAGGGACTCGCCATCAGCGGCCCTCCCCTGCCGTGGGTCGGCCAGTACGACATGCGCTTCGTCGAAAACCCTTTTCCGGCAGAAGATGCCCAGCCCAGTCAGTCGTCGAGGACGACGCTATGGGTGCGGGACGCGAACCAACGTGGCCTCGACTTCGCCGCGCTCGCTGCGATGTCCGACATCTTCTATCCCCGGGTTTTCCTGCGGCGCGGCGGGTTTTTCCCAGCAGGCACCATCTCGCTGACGACGTACTTCCACGCCAACGGCCGGGAGCTCGAGACCATCGGCGGCGACTACGTCTTGGGCAGTGCCCACGCAAACCGCTTCTCGGACGGCTACTTCGACCAGAGCGCCCACGTGTGGACCCGTGACGGCGCGCTGCTGGCCAGCACCCATCAGATCGTGTACTTCAAGGGCTGA
- a CDS encoding TetR/AcrR family transcriptional regulator, giving the protein MDTLRPPQALLQTALVIVDRDGVDALTVRALVRESGISNGSVYHHVGSLDRLRALVADEALQDWADSFLQALQDGGYASAVAADLAWSRQHPALAELIETESQHGRLGRNAVRFGKQLRLWLDNHHLAVGAPAHLVSAIVIGPLTELRRVTRDTHVPSAADLAALDTAVIAALRALNDNR; this is encoded by the coding sequence GTGGACACACTTCGGCCGCCCCAGGCTCTGCTACAAACCGCGCTGGTCATCGTCGACCGCGACGGAGTTGACGCGTTGACTGTGCGGGCGTTGGTCCGAGAGTCCGGGATCAGCAACGGCAGCGTCTATCACCACGTTGGGTCACTTGATCGACTCCGCGCGCTCGTGGCCGACGAAGCCCTCCAGGACTGGGCTGATTCCTTCCTACAGGCGTTGCAGGACGGCGGGTACGCGTCCGCTGTAGCAGCCGATTTGGCGTGGAGCCGACAACACCCGGCACTGGCCGAACTCATCGAAACAGAAAGCCAACATGGCCGCCTCGGACGCAACGCAGTCCGCTTCGGCAAGCAGCTACGGCTATGGCTGGACAATCACCACCTAGCGGTCGGCGCTCCTGCCCATCTCGTGTCTGCCATCGTCATCGGACCGCTGACCGAGCTGCGACGGGTCACTCGCGACACCCACGTTCCTTCTGCGGCAGACCTCGCTGCCCTCGATACCGCTGTCATCGCAGCGCTGCGTGCTCTCAACGACAACCGCTGA
- a CDS encoding metallopeptidase TldD-related protein, giving the protein MISAPQVVDLVLAEAARRGRADETIVLVTDRSTASLRWARNTMTTNGESVSRETTVISIVRQGDKARVGAMKSSEVDPDTIAGLVAASQDAAQAAPEARDSAPALTGQEVPDDWEAPSPLTGAAVFGNVAARLVDGFHRSDALYGFARHELETTYLATSGGIRRRFTQPTGSVEVNAKRGGASAWAGVSTADFGDVPIDSMLDDLSLRLGWASRTVELPAGRYETLMPPSTVADMMIYLGWTMDGRGAQEGRTALSAPGGTRVGEKLTDLGLTLYSDPFAAGLNCLPFVATSSSSERVSVFDNGLDIGRVDWIRDGVVNALAYPRAAAAEFDAPVAVPADNLLMTGGAVGLADMIAGTERGLLLTTLWYMREVDPTVLLLTGLTRDGVYLIEDGEVTAAVNNFRFNESPLDLLRRATEAGISETTLPREWGDWATRAQMPSLRIPDFHMSSVSQAQ; this is encoded by the coding sequence ATGATCAGTGCACCGCAGGTCGTCGACCTGGTACTTGCCGAAGCCGCCCGCCGCGGTCGGGCCGACGAGACCATCGTGCTGGTGACCGACAGGTCGACCGCGTCGTTGCGTTGGGCCCGTAACACCATGACCACCAACGGCGAATCCGTGAGCCGCGAGACCACCGTCATTTCGATTGTCCGCCAAGGGGATAAGGCCCGGGTCGGCGCAATGAAATCCAGTGAGGTCGATCCGGACACCATCGCCGGCCTGGTGGCCGCGTCGCAGGACGCCGCGCAAGCCGCGCCCGAGGCGCGCGACAGCGCACCGGCGCTGACCGGTCAGGAGGTGCCCGATGACTGGGAGGCTCCGTCACCGCTGACCGGGGCCGCGGTGTTCGGCAACGTCGCCGCGCGTCTCGTCGACGGTTTTCACCGCAGTGACGCGCTGTACGGGTTCGCTCGGCATGAGCTGGAAACCACGTATCTGGCCACATCGGGTGGCATCCGGCGCCGGTTCACCCAACCGACCGGCTCGGTGGAGGTGAACGCCAAGCGGGGCGGCGCGAGCGCGTGGGCCGGGGTCAGCACCGCTGACTTCGGCGACGTGCCAATCGATTCCATGCTCGACGACCTGAGCCTGCGGTTGGGCTGGGCGTCGCGGACGGTGGAATTGCCCGCGGGCCGGTATGAGACGCTGATGCCCCCGTCCACCGTCGCCGACATGATGATCTATCTCGGCTGGACCATGGATGGCCGTGGGGCGCAGGAGGGTCGCACCGCGCTGTCGGCTCCGGGCGGCACCCGGGTGGGGGAGAAGCTCACCGATCTCGGTCTGACGCTGTACTCGGATCCCTTTGCGGCCGGGCTGAATTGCCTGCCGTTCGTCGCGACGTCGAGTTCGTCGGAGCGGGTGTCGGTGTTCGACAACGGACTCGACATCGGCCGCGTCGACTGGATTCGCGACGGCGTGGTCAACGCGCTGGCCTATCCACGTGCTGCCGCAGCGGAATTCGACGCTCCCGTGGCCGTGCCTGCCGACAACCTACTGATGACCGGTGGCGCCGTGGGTCTGGCCGACATGATCGCCGGAACCGAACGCGGCCTGCTGCTGACCACGCTCTGGTATATGCGTGAGGTCGACCCGACGGTGCTGTTGCTGACCGGCCTGACCCGCGACGGCGTCTACCTCATCGAGGATGGCGAGGTGACGGCGGCGGTCAACAACTTCCGGTTCAACGAGAGCCCGCTGGACCTGCTGCGCCGGGCCACCGAGGCCGGCATCAGCGAGACCACGCTGCCCCGCGAGTGGGGCGACTGGGCCACTCGGGCCCAGATGCCGTCGCTGCGGATACCGGACTTCCACATGTCGTCGGTCAGTCAGGCGCAATAA
- a CDS encoding carboxymuconolactone decarboxylase family protein produces MAAIIRCVEDLLTGLIALSPPADRRLNAVMRQTCAETLGLAALPYEEIFGPVSGAEPLVAEYAEQFSTDVSVVTVAQRDQLTAALGANSFRIVALMFIADFVPRVRAGFAALGLPPVPDPDSWDHETDPVDLLLNRFASSVGARRELDPVVTEVVRLRGAAAHNCRLCKSLREGTALDAGGNESMYSEIELYESSTLLDERQKAALRYVDALVWTPSRIPAEVAAGVQAHFSDAEATEITLDVMRNAINKIAVALGGDAPRVAEGTERYLLGADGQPVFS; encoded by the coding sequence ATCGCGGCAATAATCCGATGTGTGGAGGATCTACTGACGGGCTTGATCGCATTGTCGCCGCCTGCTGATCGCCGGCTCAATGCGGTGATGCGGCAGACATGTGCCGAAACATTGGGGCTGGCGGCGCTGCCGTATGAGGAGATCTTCGGGCCGGTGTCCGGCGCGGAGCCGCTGGTGGCGGAATACGCCGAGCAGTTCAGCACCGACGTGTCGGTGGTCACCGTGGCCCAGCGCGACCAGCTCACCGCGGCACTGGGCGCCAACAGTTTTCGCATCGTCGCGCTGATGTTCATCGCCGACTTCGTGCCGCGGGTGCGGGCCGGGTTCGCAGCGCTGGGCCTGCCGCCGGTTCCCGATCCCGACAGCTGGGACCATGAGACCGATCCGGTGGACCTGCTGCTCAACCGGTTCGCCAGTTCAGTTGGGGCACGACGTGAGCTGGACCCGGTGGTGACCGAGGTGGTCCGGTTGCGCGGCGCGGCCGCGCACAACTGCCGGCTGTGCAAGTCGCTGCGCGAGGGCACGGCGCTGGACGCGGGCGGCAACGAGTCGATGTACTCCGAGATCGAGCTGTACGAGTCGTCAACGCTGCTCGATGAGCGGCAGAAGGCGGCGCTGCGCTACGTCGACGCCCTGGTCTGGACGCCCTCTCGGATACCGGCCGAGGTGGCCGCCGGGGTGCAGGCGCACTTCTCCGACGCCGAGGCCACTGAGATCACACTGGATGTCATGCGCAACGCCATCAACAAGATCGCCGTCGCACTGGGCGGTGACGCACCGCGGGTCGCCGAGGGTACCGAGCGCTATCTGCTCGGGGCGGACGGGCAGCCGGTGTTCTCGTAG